The following are from one region of the Arcobacter defluvii genome:
- a CDS encoding methyl-accepting chemotaxis protein, whose protein sequence is MLKRINTKKKLLIFPAVFILIMLISGIAYNYFSNLENSRSKISLETEEFIQQLLKGRISVYQFLRNPNIENAQKVRENFKTLDDNVSNLKEQVTMEQNKVLCDEIVTYSKGYITNFDLFSTKLIDDFTNNKPESQEVKDIIKKMVDVGIMLENKINEINKSALELKEEAKSLFNTILTSIVICSIIFFILISLFISKMIIKSLDNFKIGLISFFSYLNRSSKDISLLDDSSKDEFGEMAKFVNDNIKQIEKTINQDTALIEDAKVVMTRVNNGWYGQFIEKSTSNASLEEFRDNVNKMIESTRKRFEEVDEILEEYSKLDYRKALKMHPNDEKGGVFERLVVGINTLQDSITQMLIDNKTNGLTLDASSDILLINVDKLNLSSNEAAASLEETAAAIEEITSNVRNNTENIAKMAMLSNQVTKSANDGEKLANQTTQSMDEINNQVNLINEAITVIDQIAFQTNILSLNAAVEAATAGEAGKGFAVVAAEVRNLASRSAEAAKEIKAIVENATSKADQGKQIAGHMIDGYKQLNENIQHTINLISDIQNASKEQLLGIEQINDAVTQLDQQTQQNAMVASQTHDVAVITDQIAKLVVSNANEKEFNGKNEVKARDMKKEQKAPFQIQKKDAKQKKQTVVEEIKKADEWESF, encoded by the coding sequence ATGTTAAAAAGAATTAATACCAAAAAAAAGTTATTAATCTTTCCAGCCGTGTTTATTTTGATTATGCTAATTTCAGGTATTGCATATAATTACTTTAGTAATTTAGAAAATTCTAGAAGTAAAATTTCTTTAGAAACAGAAGAATTTATCCAACAATTACTAAAAGGAAGAATATCAGTATATCAATTTTTAAGAAATCCAAATATTGAAAATGCACAAAAAGTTAGAGAAAACTTCAAAACTTTAGATGATAATGTATCAAATCTAAAAGAACAAGTTACAATGGAACAAAATAAAGTTTTATGCGATGAAATAGTTACTTATTCAAAAGGATATATTACTAATTTTGATCTATTTTCAACTAAATTAATAGATGATTTTACAAATAATAAACCTGAATCACAAGAAGTTAAAGACATCATAAAAAAAATGGTTGATGTTGGAATTATGTTAGAAAATAAAATTAACGAAATAAATAAAAGTGCTTTAGAACTAAAAGAAGAAGCAAAATCTTTATTTAATACTATTTTAACTTCAATTGTTATTTGTTCCATTATTTTCTTTATTCTAATTTCACTATTCATATCTAAAATGATTATTAAATCTTTAGACAACTTCAAAATAGGATTAATATCGTTTTTTTCATATCTAAATAGAAGCTCAAAAGATATTTCATTATTAGATGATTCTTCAAAAGATGAATTTGGGGAAATGGCTAAATTTGTTAATGATAATATTAAACAAATTGAAAAAACTATTAATCAAGATACAGCTCTAATAGAAGATGCTAAAGTTGTAATGACTAGAGTTAATAATGGTTGGTATGGTCAGTTTATAGAAAAATCAACTTCAAATGCCTCTTTAGAAGAGTTTAGAGATAATGTAAATAAAATGATTGAAAGTACTAGAAAAAGATTTGAAGAAGTAGATGAAATCTTAGAAGAGTACTCAAAACTTGATTATAGAAAAGCTTTAAAAATGCATCCAAATGATGAAAAAGGTGGAGTGTTTGAAAGATTAGTAGTAGGAATTAATACCCTACAAGATTCAATTACACAAATGTTAATAGATAATAAAACAAATGGATTAACATTAGATGCAAGTTCAGATATATTACTTATAAATGTAGATAAATTAAATCTAAGTTCAAATGAAGCAGCAGCATCTTTAGAAGAGACAGCAGCAGCAATAGAAGAGATAACAAGTAATGTAAGAAATAATACAGAGAATATTGCAAAAATGGCAATGCTTTCAAATCAAGTAACAAAATCAGCAAATGATGGAGAGAAACTTGCAAATCAAACAACTCAGTCAATGGATGAAATAAATAATCAAGTAAACTTGATAAATGAAGCAATAACTGTAATTGATCAAATAGCATTCCAAACAAATATACTTTCACTTAATGCAGCAGTAGAAGCAGCAACAGCAGGAGAAGCAGGAAAAGGATTTGCAGTTGTAGCAGCAGAAGTGAGAAACCTAGCATCAAGATCGGCAGAAGCTGCAAAAGAGATAAAAGCAATAGTAGAAAATGCAACAAGTAAAGCAGATCAAGGGAAACAAATAGCAGGACATATGATAGATGGATATAAACAATTAAATGAAAATATCCAACATACAATAAACTTGATTTCAGATATACAAAATGCCTCAAAAGAGCAATTGTTAGGAATAGAGCAAATAAATGATGCAGTAACCCAGTTAGACCAACAAACACAACAAAATGCGATGGTGGCAAGTCAAACACATGATGTAGCAGTAATAACAGACCAAATAGCGAAATTAGTTGTAAGTAATGCAAATGAAAAAGAGTTTAATGGTAAAAATGAGGTTAAAGCTAGAGATATGAAAAAAGAGCAAAAAGCTCCTTTTCAAATTCAAAAAAAAGATGCAAAACAAAAAAAACAAACTGTTGTTGAAGAGATAAAAAAAGCTGATGAGTGGGAAAGTTTTTAA